Proteins encoded by one window of Planktothrix sp. FACHB-1365:
- a CDS encoding ATP-dependent RecD-like DNA helicase, translated as MTQNWVQPSFQLTSQQDQALKQIEQFLNSPQQIFGLFGYAGTGKSTIINLIAQQLVNTGKRVAFTAPTNKAVGVLQRMATEKKVRGVDFMTIHQLLGLAPVKQGQHKILKQVLPSLLHLYDTIFLDECSMVTTELWNIIQHRIQNTLLIGKNRQLIVMGDPAQLSPVNEDNHERRSPSFNVENKVVLTEVVRQGKDSPLLEFVTACRTAVKSKTVFKPFSKFDLERKNGAFMVREERFLKYALKKFSVTFPSDPDCFRILCYTNKRVAYWNHKIRAKLYGKNAPRFVVGERLISKATVIAPDGKTVILPTSTEVEVMEVVEDRYSGYKAWKLKVKIENNGSFYAFEDLRQIYLLHEDDAQKFHKDNIKLLRNAKTNPSLWKAWYNHCEIFADLRNCWALTVHNAQGSTFREVGIDSNDISKKVATQFLYLAQHLPNQKLDFLREYRNSVLACNQLYYVSCSRAKNRVFIIR; from the coding sequence ATGACACAAAATTGGGTTCAACCCTCTTTTCAATTAACCTCTCAACAAGATCAAGCCTTAAAACAAATTGAGCAATTTCTCAACAGTCCTCAACAAATTTTTGGATTATTTGGATATGCAGGCACAGGAAAATCAACGATTATTAACTTAATTGCTCAACAGCTTGTCAATACAGGAAAACGAGTTGCATTTACCGCTCCTACAAATAAAGCTGTAGGAGTTTTGCAACGCATGGCAACTGAAAAAAAAGTTAGGGGAGTAGATTTTATGACCATTCATCAACTCTTAGGATTAGCTCCTGTTAAACAAGGACAACATAAAATCCTCAAACAAGTTTTACCTTCATTACTGCATTTATACGATACAATTTTTCTCGATGAATGCAGCATGGTGACAACCGAATTGTGGAATATTATTCAACACCGAATTCAGAATACTTTACTGATTGGTAAAAATCGCCAACTCATCGTTATGGGAGATCCCGCTCAATTATCCCCAGTTAACGAGGATAATCATGAGCGAAGATCTCCATCTTTTAATGTAGAAAATAAAGTTGTTTTAACCGAAGTTGTTCGCCAAGGAAAAGATAGTCCTCTCCTAGAATTTGTAACCGCTTGTCGAACTGCTGTTAAAAGCAAAACCGTTTTCAAACCCTTTTCCAAATTTGACTTAGAGCGCAAAAATGGAGCTTTCATGGTTCGAGAAGAAAGATTTCTCAAATACGCACTGAAGAAATTTTCTGTAACTTTTCCTTCAGATCCAGATTGCTTCCGAATTCTTTGTTATACTAACAAACGAGTTGCTTACTGGAACCATAAAATTCGAGCAAAACTCTACGGAAAAAATGCACCTAGATTTGTGGTGGGAGAAAGACTTATTAGTAAAGCTACTGTGATCGCTCCAGATGGAAAAACCGTTATTCTTCCTACCTCAACAGAAGTAGAAGTGATGGAAGTCGTAGAAGATCGCTATTCGGGTTATAAAGCCTGGAAACTGAAGGTTAAAATCGAGAATAATGGCAGTTTTTATGCTTTCGAGGATCTGCGACAAATCTATCTGCTTCATGAAGACGATGCTCAAAAGTTTCACAAAGATAATATCAAATTATTACGAAACGCTAAAACTAATCCTAGCCTTTGGAAAGCTTGGTATAATCATTGTGAAATTTTTGCAGATCTGCGAAACTGTTGGGCTTTAACGGTTCATAACGCTCAAGGCTCTACTTTCCGAGAAGTCGGAATTGATAGCAACGACATCTCTAAAAAAGTTGCGACTCAGTTTTTGTATTTAGCTCAACATCTTCCTAACCAAAAACTTGACTTTTTAAGAGAATATCGCAACAGTGTCTTAGCGTGTAACCAACTTTATTATGTCAGTTGTAGCCGAGCTAAAAATCGAGTTTTCATTATTCGTTAA
- the dnaN gene encoding DNA polymerase III subunit beta has protein sequence MLTKTRRSATQNRIKKNKSSDLQTVPSQTPKILTEEKSPVVNTSKTSPSSSTSDATLQLLCTQNDLATHLELVSHAVPAKPTHPILGNVLLVACAKTQRVYLSVFNLSLAIQTSFEAKVNTPGKTTIPAELLSEIVRKFSSGDLQLSNSISLNAENNQDHPLNTTKPEQNPILTLVSASGCYQVRGLSSDEFPSIPEVNSCQNLAMAAEALKSGIKGALFATATDETKQILTGVHLKINSNTLELAATDGHRLAVVETSIQGLKKKKETENTELLQFTLPAKSLLELERILSSRTSAESVQLSYNLTTGYVEFSWGVQRLITRCLEGEYPAYQDLLNHDFKHQVYLEKLPFVKALERLSVLADKKEKIINIDFSPENQQVSLSLLREFGNGREEMTAIINFSHSFSISFNIKYLLEGIKAIASSEISIHLIDSDHPAILRPFGNREQPHLLIDSQYLLMPVVKS, from the coding sequence ATGCTAACTAAAACCCGACGTTCGGCAACTCAAAACCGAATTAAAAAGAACAAATCCTCTGACCTTCAAACTGTTCCTTCTCAAACCCCTAAAATTTTAACAGAAGAAAAAAGCCCAGTTGTTAACACCTCTAAAACTTCCCCCTCTTCCTCAACTTCAGATGCTACTCTGCAACTGCTTTGCACACAAAATGATTTAGCGACTCACCTCGAACTGGTTAGCCATGCTGTTCCAGCAAAACCGACCCATCCCATATTAGGTAATGTTCTGTTAGTAGCTTGCGCTAAAACTCAGCGTGTTTACTTGAGCGTATTTAATCTGAGTTTAGCTATTCAAACTTCCTTTGAAGCTAAGGTTAATACTCCAGGAAAAACGACAATTCCCGCCGAACTTTTAAGTGAAATTGTTCGCAAGTTTTCTTCGGGTGATCTCCAATTAAGTAACTCAATCTCCTTGAACGCTGAAAATAACCAGGATCACCCTTTAAATACAACTAAACCCGAACAAAATCCGATTTTAACTTTAGTTTCCGCCAGTGGATGTTACCAAGTTCGAGGTTTATCAAGCGATGAATTCCCCTCAATTCCTGAAGTCAATTCTTGCCAAAATCTGGCTATGGCTGCGGAGGCTCTAAAAAGTGGTATTAAAGGCGCATTATTTGCAACAGCGACCGATGAAACGAAGCAGATCTTAACCGGAGTGCATCTAAAAATTAACTCTAATACCTTAGAATTAGCTGCAACGGACGGTCATCGATTAGCTGTGGTGGAAACCTCTATTCAAGGGTTGAAGAAAAAGAAAGAAACGGAGAATACAGAACTTTTGCAATTTACTCTTCCCGCTAAATCCTTATTGGAACTAGAGCGAATTTTATCGAGTCGGACTTCTGCGGAATCTGTACAACTCTCTTATAATCTGACCACAGGTTATGTAGAATTTTCTTGGGGCGTACAACGGCTGATCACTCGTTGTTTAGAAGGAGAATATCCCGCCTACCAAGATTTATTAAACCACGACTTCAAACATCAAGTTTACCTGGAAAAATTGCCTTTTGTGAAAGCACTGGAACGGCTCTCAGTCTTAGCGGATAAAAAGGAAAAAATTATCAACATTGACTTTAGCCCTGAAAACCAGCAAGTTTCCTTATCCTTATTAAGGGAGTTTGGAAATGGAAGAGAAGAAATGACAGCGATTATCAACTTTAGTCATTCTTTTTCCATTTCTTTCAATATTAAGTATTTGTTGGAAGGGATTAAAGCGATCGCTAGTTCTGAAATTTCAATTCATCTCATTGATAGTGATCATCCAGCTATCTTAAGACCTTTTGGTAATCGAGAACAACCCCATCTTTTAATCGATAGCCAATACTTGTTAATGCCTGTTGTCAAATCTTAA
- the dnaX gene encoding DNA polymerase III subunit gamma/tau, producing MYTPFPQKYRPHTLSELTGQKYIQRTLSNAIQANKIAPAYLFTGERGTGKTSTARILAKSLNCTATDQPTVTPCGQCQSCRSIEKGSSLDVMEIDAASHNGVEDARNLIERVHFAPAIGRYRIFVLDEVHCLSSQAFNALLKCLEEPPAHVVFILCTTEAHKVLPTIVSRCQVFRFQPLSVAAIVQHLTMIAEKEAISITLSAKIAIARACGGGLRDALQLLGQLSLLGEEITHSQVLALSGRVSESDLVTILHCINTGDTLKLLQLSRELLDSGKTPLTLLTSLLSCYRDLLLVANVPDCSSLLTSGVSYSKLKAIAKTWSQSSIHQGFEQLSASEWQLNKSVQPSLWLEVCLLGLIPKSPKTKPRNNQTHKRNSTSVSSSKPIDLKTTIWETVLSKASEKNRVFLSVAFLAELTEQKAILAVPPPYLNKFNRNIQKVQKLFLAATGINYQVLIQEGNQ from the coding sequence ATGTACACTCCATTTCCTCAGAAATATCGTCCCCATACCCTATCCGAATTAACCGGACAAAAGTACATTCAAAGAACCCTTTCTAACGCAATTCAAGCCAACAAAATTGCTCCTGCTTATTTGTTTACAGGAGAACGAGGGACTGGAAAAACTTCAACAGCACGAATTTTAGCGAAGTCCTTAAATTGCACCGCTACCGACCAACCCACTGTTACTCCCTGCGGTCAATGTCAGTCCTGTCGTTCTATTGAAAAAGGAAGCAGTTTAGACGTCATGGAAATTGATGCAGCTTCCCACAACGGAGTTGAAGACGCTCGTAATTTGATTGAACGAGTCCACTTTGCTCCCGCTATCGGTCGTTACCGAATTTTTGTCTTAGACGAAGTTCATTGTCTCAGTTCCCAAGCTTTTAACGCTCTGCTCAAATGTCTTGAAGAACCACCCGCTCATGTTGTCTTCATTCTCTGCACAACAGAAGCACATAAAGTGCTACCTACTATTGTCAGCCGATGTCAAGTGTTTCGGTTTCAGCCGCTTTCTGTTGCTGCGATTGTTCAGCATTTAACCATGATTGCTGAAAAAGAAGCTATCTCCATTACTTTATCGGCTAAAATTGCGATCGCTCGCGCCTGTGGGGGTGGACTGCGCGACGCCTTGCAATTACTGGGTCAGTTAAGCTTATTGGGAGAAGAAATTACCCATTCTCAAGTTCTAGCGCTATCGGGTCGCGTTTCAGAGTCCGACTTGGTAACAATATTGCACTGCATTAATACCGGAGACACCCTGAAGTTGCTACAACTGTCTCGCGAACTCCTTGATAGTGGAAAAACACCCCTGACTCTGTTAACCTCCTTGCTGAGTTGTTATCGAGACTTGTTGCTAGTCGCCAACGTCCCTGACTGTTCATCCTTACTCACCAGTGGGGTTTCCTATTCAAAACTGAAGGCGATCGCAAAAACTTGGAGTCAATCTTCAATTCATCAAGGTTTTGAACAGTTAAGTGCTTCAGAATGGCAGCTTAATAAAAGTGTACAACCGAGTTTATGGCTAGAAGTTTGTTTACTGGGATTAATTCCTAAATCTCCTAAAACTAAACCCCGTAATAATCAAACTCACAAGCGAAATTCAACCTCTGTTTCCTCCTCAAAACCTATTGATCTAAAAACTACCATTTGGGAAACCGTGTTGTCAAAAGCATCTGAAAAGAACCGAGTTTTCCTGTCGGTTGCTTTCCTTGCGGAACTAACCGAGCAGAAAGCTATCTTAGCTGTACCTCCCCCATATCTTAACAAATTTAACCGCAATATTCAGAAGGTACAAAAACTATTTTTGGCAGCAACAGGAATTAACTATCAAGTCTTAATTCAGGAGGGAAATCAATGA